A window of Rubricoccus marinus contains these coding sequences:
- a CDS encoding cytochrome C oxidase subunit IV family protein — protein sequence MAHAAHADGHDEHTGHGGHHVASPALLLRTIGILVGLTVLTVALGWMEQNGVIHLGAFSVPVALLIAGGKAYFVAAYFMGLKYDGGTNLLAFVGSIVFLVIFLTFTYLDTGFRDTFEEQSATPIDEIEAGILEATRESEALAPAFEAVPLVTEPDADLFPNAAGSADAGAAMDAANTPTENALPAVEADASANDVVVTD from the coding sequence ATGGCACACGCAGCACACGCAGACGGACACGACGAGCACACCGGTCATGGCGGGCACCACGTCGCCTCCCCGGCTCTTCTCCTTCGGACGATCGGCATCCTTGTTGGCCTTACGGTCCTGACGGTCGCGTTGGGCTGGATGGAACAGAATGGAGTCATCCACCTTGGCGCGTTCTCGGTTCCGGTCGCACTCCTCATCGCGGGCGGAAAGGCGTACTTCGTCGCGGCCTACTTCATGGGGCTTAAGTACGACGGCGGAACGAACCTTCTCGCGTTCGTAGGCTCCATCGTCTTCCTCGTCATCTTCCTGACGTTCACCTATCTCGATACGGGCTTCCGCGACACGTTCGAGGAGCAGTCTGCGACGCCGATTGACGAGATCGAGGCCGGGATTCTGGAGGCGACCCGGGAGAGCGAGGCGCTCGCGCCCGCATTTGAAGCGGTGCCGTTGGTAACCGAGCCCGATGCGGACCTCTTCCCGAACGCCGCTGGATCGGCAGACGCCGGCGCGGCGATGGATGCCGCCAACACGCCTACAGAAAACGCGCTGCCGGCTGTAGAGGCGGACGCTAGTGCCAACGACGTCGTCGTTACCGACTGA
- a CDS encoding AbgT family transporter translates to MSDRPEHPLIPDGDEPITPDPNRSPESVNSPEEFPHSPEAIPSAASGETGTERGWFSRFLKAVEWLGNLLPHPVTLFALFALAVVIISGIAGWMDLAVEDPRPEGAGGRAEDGMIRAVSLMTGEGLRMIVSNLVTNFTSFVPLGTVLVALLGVGVAEHSGLLTAGIRLLVQKAPARLMTFAVVLAGILSNTASEMGYVVLIPLAAVVFHALGRHPLAGLAAAFAGVSGGYSANLLIGTVDPLLAGITQEAAQLIDPTYEVHAAVNYYFMAVSTFMIAGIGTWVTHRFVEPQLGTYDPSKAGDDVPPPRMEALAPREVRGLKMAGLAILGVIALFALTIVPEWGVLRDPETGDVLRSPFLRGIVALIFVFFLVPGVVYGWVTGSMKSDKDVVDGMAKSMSTLGLYIVLVFFAAQFVAFFGWTNLGAILAVTGANGLEAANLTGPLVFIPFILMCCFVNLMLGSASAQWAVTAPIFVPMLMLIGFSPEVIQAAYRIGDSTTNIITPMMSYFGLILAFVVRYDRKAGVGTMVAMMLPYTIFFLIGWVALFYLWVFGLGLPVGPEAPTFYTP, encoded by the coding sequence ATGTCCGACCGCCCCGAGCACCCCCTGATCCCCGACGGCGACGAGCCGATCACGCCCGACCCGAACCGCTCGCCTGAGTCGGTGAACTCCCCCGAGGAGTTCCCGCATTCACCAGAGGCGATTCCGAGCGCGGCCTCTGGCGAGACGGGGACTGAGCGCGGGTGGTTCAGCCGGTTCTTGAAGGCCGTGGAGTGGCTGGGCAACCTTCTCCCCCACCCGGTCACGCTTTTTGCGCTGTTCGCGCTCGCGGTCGTGATCATAAGCGGCATCGCGGGGTGGATGGACCTCGCGGTGGAGGACCCGCGGCCCGAAGGCGCCGGGGGCCGCGCCGAGGATGGCATGATCCGCGCCGTCAGCCTGATGACGGGCGAAGGGCTGCGGATGATCGTGAGCAACCTGGTGACCAATTTTACCAGCTTCGTCCCGCTCGGGACGGTCCTCGTGGCGCTGCTGGGCGTGGGCGTAGCGGAGCACTCCGGTCTGCTCACGGCGGGGATCCGGCTGCTCGTCCAGAAGGCGCCCGCGCGGCTCATGACGTTTGCGGTCGTGCTGGCCGGAATCCTTTCCAACACCGCCAGCGAGATGGGCTACGTGGTCCTGATCCCTCTGGCGGCCGTGGTGTTCCACGCGCTCGGGCGTCATCCTCTGGCGGGGCTCGCCGCGGCGTTCGCGGGCGTCTCCGGCGGCTACTCGGCCAACCTCCTCATCGGCACCGTGGACCCGTTGCTCGCGGGCATCACGCAAGAGGCCGCGCAACTGATCGACCCGACGTACGAGGTCCACGCGGCGGTGAACTACTACTTCATGGCCGTCAGCACGTTCATGATCGCGGGGATCGGCACGTGGGTGACACACCGGTTCGTGGAGCCGCAACTGGGCACGTACGACCCGTCCAAGGCCGGCGACGACGTGCCGCCGCCGCGGATGGAGGCTCTGGCGCCGCGCGAGGTGCGCGGGCTGAAAATGGCCGGCCTCGCGATCCTGGGCGTCATCGCGCTGTTCGCGCTGACGATCGTGCCGGAGTGGGGCGTGCTCCGCGACCCCGAAACGGGCGACGTGCTCAGGAGCCCGTTCCTGCGCGGGATTGTGGCGCTGATCTTCGTGTTCTTCCTCGTGCCGGGCGTCGTCTACGGGTGGGTGACGGGCAGCATGAAGTCCGACAAGGACGTGGTGGACGGAATGGCGAAGTCGATGTCCACGCTCGGGCTGTACATCGTGCTCGTGTTCTTCGCGGCGCAGTTCGTGGCCTTTTTCGGCTGGACCAACCTCGGCGCCATCCTCGCCGTTACGGGCGCCAACGGGCTGGAGGCGGCGAATCTCACCGGCCCGCTCGTGTTCATCCCGTTCATCCTGATGTGCTGCTTCGTGAACCTCATGCTGGGCAGCGCGAGCGCGCAGTGGGCGGTGACGGCGCCCATCTTCGTGCCGATGCTAATGCTGATCGGCTTCTCGCCAGAGGTGATCCAGGCCGCGTACCGCATCGGCGACTCCACGACCAACATCATCACGCCGATGATGAGCTACTTCGGGCTCATCCTCGCCTTTGTCGTCCGCTACGACCGCAAAGCCGGCGTGGGCACGATGGTGGCGATGATGCTGCCGTACACCATCTTTTTCCTTATCGGCTGGGTCGCGTTGTTCTACCTCTGGGTGTTCGGGCTGGGCCTGCCGGTCGGGCCAGAAGCGCCGACGTTTTACACGCCCTAG
- a CDS encoding HPF/RaiA family ribosome-associated protein, whose amino-acid sequence MQQPRITARQFDASDGLRAHIAKQMGSLDRLYDGIHDPRVVLAEQSGSKRAEVALRVYRQTLTASAEASSHESAVDEAVRQMRRRVLRYKARLRRK is encoded by the coding sequence ATGCAGCAACCTCGCATCACCGCCCGACAGTTCGACGCCAGCGATGGCCTCCGCGCACACATCGCCAAGCAGATGGGCAGCCTCGACCGTTTATACGACGGGATCCACGACCCGCGCGTCGTGCTCGCAGAGCAATCCGGTAGCAAGCGAGCCGAAGTCGCACTCCGCGTCTACCGTCAGACGCTCACCGCCAGCGCCGAAGCGAGTTCTCACGAGTCCGCCGTCGACGAAGCCGTCCGCCAGATGCGCCGCCGCGTCCTCCGCTACAAAGCCCGCCTGAGGCGGAAGTAG
- the lhgO gene encoding L-2-hydroxyglutarate oxidase has product MPKRVVIIGGGIVGLATARALVASGRPLAITILEKESTVATHQTGRNSGVLHAGLYYRPGSRKARLCREGKAEMEAYCTERGIPWTRSGKLVVAVAPEELPRLEALRERAGQNGVEVERLAPEAMREREPHVSGVGALWVPETGVVDYGVVSRALAAELREAGVDIQTGVAVTGGHETASGVVVETEARPVDADVLVNCAGLFADRVARLFGVAPEVLLVPFRGEYADLAPQAHHLVRGLIYPVPDPAFPFLGVHLTRSVDGHVHAGPSAALAFAREGYTFGTLKVGELAESLGARGFRTLARQHWRMGLGELGRSVSLGAFWRAARRLVPELKREHVARGSSGVRAQAVRPDGSLADDFVIEQTRRAVHVINAPSPAATASLAIGREIAAEALARA; this is encoded by the coding sequence GTGCCTAAGCGCGTCGTCATCATCGGCGGCGGCATTGTGGGGCTGGCGACGGCCCGCGCGCTCGTCGCCAGCGGGAGGCCTCTGGCGATCACGATCCTGGAGAAGGAGAGCACCGTGGCGACGCACCAGACGGGCCGCAACTCGGGCGTGCTTCATGCCGGGCTGTACTACCGCCCCGGCTCGCGCAAGGCGCGGCTGTGCCGGGAGGGCAAGGCCGAGATGGAGGCCTACTGCACCGAGCGCGGCATCCCGTGGACGCGGAGCGGCAAGCTCGTAGTCGCCGTTGCGCCAGAGGAACTCCCGCGCCTGGAAGCCTTGCGCGAGCGAGCGGGCCAGAACGGCGTTGAGGTAGAGCGCCTCGCGCCAGAGGCCATGCGCGAGCGCGAGCCGCACGTGTCGGGCGTGGGCGCGCTCTGGGTGCCGGAGACCGGCGTGGTGGATTACGGCGTGGTCTCACGAGCCCTCGCAGCCGAACTCCGAGAAGCGGGCGTGGACATCCAGACGGGCGTAGCGGTCACGGGCGGGCACGAGACCGCCTCTGGCGTCGTGGTGGAAACCGAGGCGAGACCCGTGGACGCGGACGTGCTGGTCAACTGCGCCGGGCTCTTTGCCGACCGCGTCGCGCGGCTGTTCGGCGTCGCGCCAGAGGTGCTGCTCGTTCCTTTCCGCGGCGAGTACGCTGACCTCGCGCCACAGGCGCACCATCTGGTTCGCGGCCTGATCTACCCGGTCCCGGACCCCGCCTTCCCGTTTCTCGGCGTCCACCTCACGCGCTCGGTGGATGGACACGTCCATGCCGGACCGAGCGCGGCGCTGGCGTTCGCCCGCGAGGGCTACACGTTCGGGACGCTCAAGGTGGGCGAGCTCGCCGAGTCGCTCGGCGCCAGAGGCTTCCGCACGCTCGCGCGGCAGCACTGGCGGATGGGGCTCGGCGAGTTGGGCCGGTCCGTCAGCCTGGGGGCGTTCTGGCGCGCGGCGCGGCGGCTGGTGCCGGAGCTCAAGCGCGAGCACGTCGCCAGAGGCTCCTCTGGCGTCCGCGCGCAGGCGGTGCGGCCAGACGGGTCGCTGGCGGACGACTTCGTGATCGAGCAGACGCGGCGGGCGGTGCACGTCATCAACGCGCCGTCTCCAGCCGCGACCGCCTCGCTGGCCATCGGGCGGGAGATCGCCGCCGAGGCGCTCGCGAGGGCGTAG
- a CDS encoding glycosyltransferase family 117 protein: MSGKQLDRLVAAGVFVYALVLYLASMAETSPFWDSGEFIAISYGLQVSHPPGAPFYMIVGRFFAMFAPLFSAFSPEPVAFAVNLVSVLSSALTVLLTHIVIVRLSRVWLGTPETWSGWQRTAANVGGAIGALTFAATDSFWFNAVEAEVYGMSMLFTAAVVWLALVWRERTREEEASIRARGDHPFGLHADRLLVAIAYLFGLAIGVHLLNVLALFFVALIVYFEKVERAEWTAGKNTLMMLATGLVASVIFVAIYPGVVQWLPTMAAAVGSPLFFLFFVVAVLAAAVWWTQKNHKPIANLIALSATVVIIGYSSYAVIFIRSGADPPIDENDPETADAIVSYLKREQFGSTPLLKGYTYEPSSGMVGYVADASGQLREAPEVTFPRRHSMDPNHINVYREYSSDMDYFIRYQLGHMFGRYFMWQFTGKAADTQDASWIAFPWQKSDAAGLTPSERAGQNAYWGLPLLLGLLGLAFHTQKDWRRALAVFILFIVSGVGIIVYLNQTPMQPRERDYSYVGAFFAFSLWIGIGATGLVQLTAEALKNSAAMQKWAPLAVGALIFVAVPGWMAVENYDDHDRSGRRIATDFARNMLESTAPNAILFTNGDNDTFPLWYLQEVMGVRRDVRVVNLSLLNTQWYIKQLKNQYSRDSAPLPFTLTDAQVDGLQPVYDFPAGEYSLPVDRQRLLDETVAGRLDPASLPTEMRWNLKGRPSPISQDRSALYVADIAVLDILKANAEQGWERPIYFASTVGPDSELDLQPFFQNEGLARRVVPIQRPGVGPDGFVVPEIAQDRLSKFKFDGLADPSVYLDQNARSMADSYRRTVGSLASGLAEKGQRDEARALLARMDREIPASTVPASFASLYTLAEAYSVLGDKQGLVSTMQRAEDQALARLDAATTQSQQQTALQYIQLVQMAYITGEAFDAAAAFSNRLADKVGDPAIRQSAEQFRQQAEAMNAPPEPAAQQ, from the coding sequence ATGTCCGGGAAGCAACTCGACCGCCTCGTCGCGGCAGGCGTTTTCGTCTACGCCCTCGTCCTCTACCTCGCCTCGATGGCCGAGACGTCCCCGTTCTGGGACTCCGGCGAGTTCATCGCCATCTCGTACGGGTTGCAGGTGAGCCACCCGCCGGGCGCGCCCTTCTACATGATCGTGGGTCGCTTTTTCGCGATGTTCGCGCCGCTGTTCTCGGCGTTCTCGCCCGAGCCGGTGGCCTTCGCGGTCAACCTCGTATCGGTGCTCAGCAGTGCGCTGACGGTTTTGCTGACGCACATCGTGATCGTGCGCCTCTCGCGGGTCTGGCTGGGCACGCCGGAGACGTGGTCGGGATGGCAACGCACGGCGGCCAACGTAGGCGGCGCGATCGGCGCGCTGACGTTCGCGGCCACGGACTCGTTCTGGTTTAACGCTGTCGAGGCGGAGGTCTACGGCATGTCCATGCTATTCACGGCGGCGGTCGTGTGGCTGGCGCTGGTCTGGCGCGAGCGCACGCGCGAGGAGGAGGCCTCCATCCGCGCCAGAGGCGACCACCCGTTTGGGCTTCACGCAGACCGGCTCCTCGTGGCCATCGCGTACCTCTTCGGTTTGGCCATCGGTGTCCACCTCCTGAACGTGCTCGCGCTGTTCTTCGTCGCGCTGATCGTGTACTTCGAGAAGGTGGAGCGCGCGGAGTGGACGGCGGGTAAGAACACGCTAATGATGCTCGCGACGGGGCTCGTGGCATCGGTCATCTTCGTGGCGATCTACCCCGGCGTGGTGCAGTGGCTGCCCACGATGGCGGCAGCCGTTGGGTCTCCCCTGTTCTTCCTGTTCTTCGTCGTGGCGGTCTTGGCCGCGGCGGTCTGGTGGACGCAGAAGAACCACAAGCCTATCGCGAACCTGATCGCGCTTTCGGCGACGGTGGTCATCATCGGGTACTCCTCGTACGCGGTCATCTTTATCCGCTCCGGCGCCGATCCGCCCATCGACGAGAACGACCCGGAGACAGCGGACGCCATCGTGAGCTACCTCAAGCGCGAGCAGTTCGGCTCCACGCCGTTGCTCAAGGGCTACACCTACGAGCCCTCGTCCGGCATGGTCGGCTACGTCGCCGACGCGTCCGGTCAGCTCCGCGAGGCGCCAGAGGTCACGTTCCCGCGCCGTCACTCGATGGACCCGAACCACATCAACGTCTACCGGGAGTACAGCTCGGACATGGACTACTTCATTCGGTACCAGCTCGGGCACATGTTCGGGCGGTACTTCATGTGGCAGTTCACCGGGAAGGCGGCCGATACGCAAGACGCGAGTTGGATCGCGTTCCCGTGGCAGAAGTCCGACGCCGCCGGACTGACGCCGAGCGAGAGGGCCGGCCAGAATGCGTATTGGGGGCTTCCGCTCCTGCTCGGATTGCTGGGCCTCGCCTTCCACACGCAGAAGGATTGGCGACGGGCGCTGGCTGTGTTCATCCTCTTTATCGTCTCGGGCGTGGGCATCATCGTCTACCTCAACCAGACGCCGATGCAGCCGCGCGAGCGCGACTACTCGTACGTCGGGGCGTTCTTCGCCTTCTCACTGTGGATCGGCATCGGGGCCACAGGCCTGGTGCAACTCACGGCGGAGGCGTTGAAGAACAGCGCGGCGATGCAGAAGTGGGCGCCTCTGGCAGTGGGTGCGCTCATCTTCGTCGCCGTGCCCGGGTGGATGGCCGTCGAGAACTACGACGACCACGACCGCTCCGGCCGCCGCATCGCGACCGACTTCGCGCGCAACATGTTGGAGAGCACGGCCCCCAACGCCATCCTCTTCACCAACGGCGACAACGACACCTTCCCGCTGTGGTACCTCCAGGAGGTCATGGGCGTGCGCCGCGATGTGCGCGTGGTGAACCTCTCGCTGCTCAACACGCAGTGGTACATCAAGCAACTCAAGAACCAGTACAGCCGCGACAGCGCGCCGCTGCCGTTTACCCTTACGGATGCACAGGTGGACGGTCTCCAGCCGGTCTACGACTTCCCGGCTGGGGAGTACTCGCTTCCGGTGGACCGCCAGAGGCTGCTCGACGAGACCGTTGCGGGCCGCCTGGACCCCGCTTCGTTGCCGACAGAGATGCGGTGGAACCTGAAGGGGCGCCCGAGCCCGATCTCCCAGGATCGGAGCGCGCTCTACGTGGCGGACATCGCGGTCTTGGACATTTTGAAAGCCAATGCGGAGCAGGGATGGGAACGGCCCATCTACTTCGCGTCCACGGTCGGGCCGGATTCAGAACTCGACTTGCAGCCGTTCTTCCAGAACGAGGGGCTCGCGCGGCGCGTCGTCCCGATCCAGCGCCCCGGCGTTGGCCCCGATGGGTTCGTCGTTCCTGAGATCGCGCAGGACCGCCTGAGCAAGTTCAAGTTTGATGGCCTGGCCGATCCGAGCGTGTACCTGGATCAGAACGCGCGCAGCATGGCCGACAGCTACCGCCGGACGGTGGGCAGCCTCGCGTCGGGTCTTGCCGAGAAGGGCCAGCGCGACGAAGCGCGTGCGCTTCTGGCGCGGATGGACAGAGAGATCCCTGCCTCCACGGTCCCGGCGTCGTTCGCGAGCCTGTACACGCTTGCCGAGGCGTACAGCGTACTCGGAGACAAGCAGGGCCTGGTAAGCACAATGCAGCGCGCCGAGGATCAAGCCCTCGCACGCTTGGACGCGGCGACAACGCAGAGCCAGCAGCAGACCGCGCTCCAGTACATCCAGCTCGTTCAGATGGCGTACATCACCGGCGAGGCGTTCGACGCCGCCGCGGCCTTCTCCAACCGCCTGGCCGACAAGGTGGGCGATCCCGCCATCCGCCAGTCGGCCGAGCAGTTCCGCCAGCAGGCCGAAGCCATGAACGCCCCGCCAGAGCCCGCCGCGCAGCAGTAG
- the ybeY gene encoding rRNA maturation RNase YbeY yields METEGAGAEPPEASGGLDVYLEHESLSLREADVRALADRIAAGENVRWHEVGIILGDHALVHDLNREWLGHDWETDVVSFPLDEEARARGVIEGEVYVDLDTAREVAPEVDATFEHEALRYVAHGLLHLVGYDDATDEERAVMRGLEDRYLAG; encoded by the coding sequence ATGGAGACCGAGGGAGCGGGCGCGGAACCGCCAGAGGCCTCTGGCGGCCTCGACGTGTACCTGGAACACGAGAGCCTTTCGCTACGCGAGGCCGACGTGCGCGCCCTCGCTGACCGCATCGCAGCGGGCGAGAACGTGCGGTGGCACGAGGTCGGCATCATCCTGGGCGATCACGCGCTCGTTCACGACCTCAACCGGGAGTGGCTGGGCCACGACTGGGAAACCGACGTCGTCTCGTTCCCGCTCGATGAGGAGGCACGCGCCAGAGGCGTGATCGAGGGCGAGGTCTACGTGGACCTGGACACGGCGCGCGAGGTCGCGCCAGAGGTGGACGCGACGTTTGAGCACGAGGCGCTTCGATACGTCGCGCACGGGTTGCTCCACTTGGTGGGGTACGACGACGCGACGGACGAGGAGCGGGCGGTCATGAGGGGCCTAGAAGACCGCTACCTGGCAGGCTGA
- a CDS encoding cytochrome c oxidase subunit 3 family protein: MANPTTLTVDDPHAPEAPASGDHGHGGDGHHGELMLKGHDGQMHPAHLQHHFISAEQQFEASKLGMWLFLVTEVLLFGGMFVAYAIYRAWYPDLFQEASTQLDTLLGAFNTLVLLASSLTVAWAIRAAQTDNRKLLVGMLWLTVALAGGFMLVKYFEYTHKFELGIYPGKYFQLDEGTPTIAELTAGTAVLAPAAVIGEDGQQLDVTEGASGESPTGEAEQIAPGAVDMPEANPEVGAERSLEETENALAEATGHAADGEHEEGHGREGAIFSNPRAGIFFSIYYVMTGIHGLHIIIGMIAMGILAVKAQRGRYTSVYYTPVENVGLYWHIVDIIWIFLFPLMYLI, translated from the coding sequence ATGGCGAACCCGACCACCCTGACCGTCGACGACCCGCACGCGCCAGAGGCCCCGGCCTCTGGCGACCACGGGCACGGAGGCGACGGCCACCACGGCGAGCTGATGCTGAAGGGCCACGATGGCCAGATGCATCCGGCGCACTTGCAGCACCACTTCATCAGCGCCGAGCAGCAGTTCGAAGCGTCGAAGCTGGGGATGTGGCTGTTCCTCGTAACGGAGGTTCTGCTCTTCGGCGGAATGTTCGTTGCCTACGCGATCTATCGCGCGTGGTACCCGGACCTGTTCCAGGAGGCGAGCACGCAGCTGGACACGCTCTTGGGCGCGTTTAACACGCTCGTGCTTCTGGCGTCATCCTTGACTGTCGCCTGGGCGATCCGTGCGGCGCAGACCGACAACCGCAAGCTGCTTGTCGGCATGCTCTGGCTGACCGTAGCGCTGGCGGGTGGCTTTATGCTGGTGAAGTACTTCGAGTACACCCACAAGTTTGAGCTGGGCATCTACCCCGGGAAGTACTTCCAACTCGATGAAGGCACGCCAACCATCGCAGAGCTCACCGCTGGTACGGCGGTGCTCGCGCCAGCGGCCGTTATCGGCGAGGATGGCCAGCAGCTCGACGTGACCGAAGGCGCCTCTGGCGAGAGCCCGACGGGCGAAGCCGAGCAGATCGCACCCGGTGCTGTGGACATGCCGGAGGCGAACCCCGAGGTGGGAGCAGAGCGGAGCCTCGAAGAGACCGAAAACGCTCTCGCGGAGGCCACAGGCCACGCCGCGGACGGCGAGCACGAGGAGGGACATGGACGCGAAGGCGCCATCTTCTCGAACCCTCGTGCCGGCATCTTCTTCTCGATCTACTACGTGATGACGGGCATCCACGGCCTGCACATCATCATCGGCATGATCGCGATGGGCATCCTCGCGGTGAAGGCACAGCGCGGCCGCTACACGAGCGTCTACTACACCCCGGTCGAGAACGTGGGCCTGTACTGGCACATCGTCGACATCATCTGGATTTTCCTTTTCCCCCTGATGTACCTGATCTAG
- the metF gene encoding methylenetetrahydrofolate reductase [NAD(P)H], whose translation MKVIEHYEQATEPLISYEIIPPKRGSSVSDVLEIVDALKPFDPPFIDVTSHAAEATYDEMPDGTIKRRVKRKRPGTLGLCAAIQHRFGIDAVPHVLCRGFTREETEDALIELNYLGIHNVLAVRGDDVSVAKRERPGRSSNVYAEDLVRQISAMNAGEYLDEGLLDAAPTNFCIGVGGYPEKHEEAPNRTWDVLNLKRKVEAGADYIVTQMFFDTSQYIDFVERCRNVGINVPIVPGLKILTTKRHLRTLPRTFKVEIPEALAAEVEAADDARVPDVGIEWARQQSEELLAAGAPGIHFYIMSNPAHVQRVVEPLRA comes from the coding sequence ATGAAAGTCATCGAGCACTACGAGCAGGCGACCGAGCCGCTTATCTCCTACGAGATCATCCCGCCAAAGCGCGGGAGCTCGGTTTCGGACGTGCTGGAAATCGTGGACGCGCTGAAGCCGTTCGATCCGCCGTTTATCGACGTGACGAGCCACGCGGCGGAGGCGACGTATGACGAGATGCCCGACGGCACAATCAAGCGCCGCGTCAAGCGCAAGAGGCCCGGCACGCTAGGGCTATGCGCTGCCATCCAGCACCGTTTCGGCATTGACGCCGTCCCGCACGTGCTGTGCCGGGGGTTCACGCGAGAGGAGACGGAAGATGCGCTGATCGAGCTCAACTACCTCGGCATCCACAACGTCTTGGCTGTCCGTGGGGATGATGTCAGCGTCGCCAAACGCGAGAGGCCCGGGCGGAGCAGCAACGTGTACGCGGAAGACCTCGTCCGCCAGATCTCGGCGATGAACGCAGGCGAGTATCTGGACGAGGGGCTGCTGGATGCGGCGCCGACGAACTTCTGCATCGGCGTTGGCGGCTACCCCGAGAAGCATGAGGAGGCGCCAAACCGGACGTGGGACGTGCTCAACCTCAAACGGAAGGTGGAGGCCGGGGCGGATTACATCGTGACGCAGATGTTTTTCGACACGTCGCAGTACATCGACTTCGTCGAGCGCTGCCGAAACGTGGGCATCAACGTCCCGATCGTTCCAGGCTTGAAGATCCTGACCACCAAGCGACACCTCCGCACGCTGCCCCGCACGTTCAAGGTCGAGATCCCGGAAGCCCTCGCCGCTGAGGTCGAAGCGGCCGACGACGCGCGCGTGCCCGACGTGGGCATCGAGTGGGCCCGCCAGCAGTCCGAGGAGTTGCTGGCCGCTGGCGCCCCGGGCATTCACTTCTACATCATGTCCAACCCCGCGCACGTGCAGCGGGTGGTGGAGCCGCTGCGGGCTTAG